The Klebsiella aerogenes KCTC 2190 region GCTTTGATCGCCGCGACGATATCCGGATGACGCGCCAACGCCATCGCCACGCCAAATACCGTCAGCGGTAACCCCCGCTCCTGAAAGGCATGATGGATACGCCAGAAACCCGCGCGGCTGCCATATTCATACAATGAGTCCATCGACATATGGCGATCGGGATAGCTGGCAGCGCCAATGATATCGGAGAGAAACTGTTCAGAACCCGCATCGCCGTGCAGGACGTGATTCTCGGCGCCTTCTTCGTAATTAAGCACAAACTGCACCGCGATACGCGCCTGGTTTGGCCACTGCGCGTGCGGCGGTTTTCCCGCGTAGCCGCGCAAATCGCGCGGATATAATTCTGCTGCAGGTATCATCTCCCACCCCTTCATTTAATCATTAAACACGGCAAATTTACCGCTAAGCGTTTTACGTTCCGGATAAGCTAAATCGCCGTGCTTGCTGGTTGTCAGGCCTAGCGACACCAGAGATTCGACCATCTTCACCGCCGCGCTGACGCCATCAATAACGGGTACCTGAAGTTCCCGGGTCAGTTGCTGCGCCAGGGTCGCCATGCCGCCGCAGCCCAGCACGATAGCGCCGCAGCCATCCTCCTGTAGCGCCTGAATACAGCGGGCGCGTACTTTTTCCTGCGCCACGCCGCTGCCATCTTCCAGCGCCAACACCGGTAGATCGATCGCATGCAGACCGGCGCAATGCTCATGGAAACCATACTGATGTAGCAGATGGCGAGCGATAATCAGCGTGCGCGGCAAGGTAGTGACCACCGAGAAGCGGGTAGCGACCAGCGTCGCCATATGCATCGCCGCTTCGGCAATACCAATAACCGGCCCCTGGGCCAGTTCACGGGCGGCAAGTAACCCCGGATCGCCAAAACAGGCGATAACGTGCCCGGAAACGCCCTGCTGCCGCCCGGCTTTAATCTGCTCCAGCACGCCGACGGCGGCGATGGCTTCGTCAAAATGCCCTTCAATCGACGGCACGCCGTCTGGTGGACAGACCGCGACAATATCGGTTCCTGGCGACGCCGCGGCGCGGGCCGCCTCGGCGATAGTTTGCGTCATACCGGGATCGGTATTGGGATTGATGACTTGTATACAGATGGTGGACATTACCGCTCCTTATAGCCGGCAAACAGCCGGGCGAAATCGGGGACTGACTCCCCCGTGCGGGAAAAACATAAACTGGCGACGATGTGTTCAAAGTGATGGTTGAGCGCCTCGGTCAGCGCGGTCAGCGCTTTTTCGCGTAACAGGCCGACAAGGCGCTCGTGGTCATCGCAGCGGCACCCTTGCCGCCACGGCGCGCCCCAGGCGGCAATCACCAGCGATGAGCGTTGACTGAGCCGGGTGACCATCTCCGTTAGCACCTGGTTGCCGGAAATGGCCTGTAACTGAATATGAAAATTAGCGGAATGGCGGATAGCGGCCGGGCCATCATAGGCCTCATGCGCCAGTTGCTCCTGCTGAATAATGGCTTCCAGCGCCGCCAGATGCGGAGGCTGGCAGCGTTGAAGTACATCCGGCAGATTCGCTACTTCCAGTAGCGCACGGGTGCGGAATATTTCCCGTGCCTCGTCAACCGTCGGACTGGCGACCTGTGCACCACGTTTGGGCGTTAATGTCACCATTTGCACAGCGGCGAGTCGTTGCAGCGCTTTGCGTACTCCTGTGCGGCTGACGCCGAACACCTCCGCCAGCGCCTCTTCCGGCAATTTGCTGCCAGGCAGCAGTTGTTGCTCGACAATCGCGGTCAGCAAGGCCTCGTAGATAGACTCATCCTTGTCATGCAGTCCGGCTGCGGCCTGCAGCGGATTTTCATTGCCCATTGGTCTACTCCACTTTCCATTTTGATATCAAATCGTATACATAAAATAAATATTTTGTATACAAGATTAACCATTCTGGCCTGAATCCTGCAACGCCTTCCGCTATCAACGGCACAACGTTTGTCTTCAGAGGAGCAGGATCCATGCCAAATACACAAAACACGCATCAGCTCAACGCCGGAGACCCGGCATCAGGCTACAGCCCGCGTCTTTGCAACGAGGATCTGGCGCCGACGCGCGAGCAAAACTGGAACTGGTACAACATTTTTTCTTTCTGGATGTCGGACGTGCATAGCATGGGCGGCTATGTGGTGGCGGCGAGTTTCTTTACGCTGGGTCTGGCGAGCTGGCAGGTACTTATCTGCCTGTTGGCCGGAATTGTTATCGTCCAGCTTTGCGCCAATCTGGTGGCCAAACCCAGCCAGATTGCCGGCGTGCCCTATGCGGTCATCTGCCGTCAGGCGTTCGGCGTCTTCGGCGCCAATATTCCAGCGGTGATACGCGGGCTGATTGCTTTCGCCTGGTACGGGATCCAAACTTATCTGGCTGCGAACGCCTTAATGCTGGTGCTGCTGAAGTTCTGGCCCTCGCTGGCGGCAATGACGCAAACGTCATTGCTGGGTCTTTCATCGCTTGGCTGGATCTGTTTCGCCACCATGTGGCTGTTGCAGGCGATGGTGTTCTGGCACGGCATGAGCGCGATTAAGCGCTTTATTGATATCGCCGGCCCGGCGGTATATGTGGTGATGCTGGCGCTGGCGGGCTGGATTGTATACAAGACAGGGCTCGACGGTATCTCCTTTACCCTCGCCAGTAAGACGCTGACCGCCGGTGAGCAAAGCTGGCAGATGATCACCGCCACCGCGCTGGTGGTCTCCTACTTCTCCGGTCCGCTGCTTAATTTTGGCGATTTCTCCCGTTATGCCAGAAGCATGGGCGAAATTCGCCGCGGCAACCGCTGGGGGCTGCCGTTTAACTTCCTGCTGTTCTCGGTAGTGACCGTAGTAATCGTCTCCGGGACGCAATCTTTATTTGGCCGGATGATCACCGACCCGATTGAAACGGTGAGCCATGTGGGTAACGATCTGGCGGTGGCCATCGGCCTGCTGACCATGATCACCGCCACTATTGGCATCAATATTGTCGCCAACTTCGTCTCGCCGGCATTTGATTTTTCCAACTGCGCGCCGCAAAAAATCAGCTTCCGCACCGGCGGGATGATTGCCGCCGTCGGCTCGATACTGCTCACCCCGTGGAATCTGTTTAACTCCCCAGAACTTATCCACTACACCCTGGATGTATTGGGAGCGTTTATCGGGCCGTTGTTCGGCATTCTGCTGGTTGATTTCTATTTGATTAAACGCGGACAGGTATCGATCGACGATCTTTTCGATGATACCCCTAAAGGCAAATACTGGTACCGCAACGGCTTTAACCCGAAGGCCATCGCCGCGCTGCTGCCCTCGGTGGCGGTCGGCCTGATTATCAGCTTTATTCCCGCTCTGCATGAGGTGGCCAATTTTAGCTGGTTCATCGGCGTGCTGTTAAGCGGCAGCCTGTATCGCTGGATTGCCCGCGACGAGCGGCAGGCCGCTTCCTCCGCCCGCTTTACCCCCGGCGCGCTGGCGCAGAAAGAATAATCCCACCCGGCCGCGGTGCCTTCCGCGGCCTCCTGGCATTAAATTTGCACATATTTGCGCAATAGCTATCAACCTACTTATATAAGGCGGCAACATGCTGGAATACCACACCGCGCTACGCGGTGCGTTTTTTGATATTAGCCAACCCGCCGCCAGCGCTGACGATATCGCCCGCTACGCGCGATATATTGATGATGGCGTGCTCTTTATTTACGCCGGGAAGATTCAGGCGCTACTGCCATGGCAGGAAGGCGAAGCATTACTCGATCCACATAAAGGCTATCGCGATCTGCGCGGTAAACTGCTGCTGCCGGGGTTTGTCGACGCCCATATTCATTATCCTCAAACCGAAATGATCGGCGCCTTTGGCGAACAGCTGCTGGAATGGCTGACCACTTATACCTTCCCGGTGGAAAGCCAGTTTGCCGATGAACGGTACGCGGCAGATATCGCCCGTTTTTTTGTCAACCAGTTGCTCAGCCATGGCACCACCACCGCGCTGGTGTTTTGTACGCTTCATCCGGCGTCCGTGGAGGCCCTGTTTACCGAGGCGTTGCGCCTGAACATGCGCCTGCTGGCCGGTAAGGTGATGATGGATCGCCATACGCCGGAGTATTTAACCGAAACCGCCGAACAGAGCTATCGCCAGACCCGCGAACTGATCCAGCGCTGGCACAAGCGAGGCCGTCTGGGCTACGCTATTACGCCGCGTTTTGCTCCCACTTCCACACCGGAACTACTACAAGCAGTTCAGCGGCTGCGGGAGGAGTTTCCTGATACCTGGCTGCATACCCATCTCAGTGAAAACCTTAATGAAGTCGCGTGGGTAAAGCAGTTATGGCCGGAGCATGAGCACTATCTTGATGTTTATCATCACTATCAATTGACCGGAGCGCGCAGCATCTTCGCCCACGGGATCCATCTGGCGGAGAAAGAGTGGCGGTGTCTGCATGAGACCGGTTCGGCAATCGCCTTTTGCCCGACGTCAAACCTGTTTTTAGGTAGCGGGCTATTTCGCCTGCCCGCCAGCTGGCAACATCAGGTCCGGATCGGCATCGGCAGCGATGTTGGCGCCGGGACCACCTTCAGCCTACTGCGCACCCTCGGCGAGGCCTATAAAGTGGCGCAGCTACAGAGCTATCGCCTGCGCGCCAGCGAAGCGTTTTATCATGCGACGTTGGGCGGCGCGCACGCGTTACGCCTGGATGACAAAATTGGTAATTTCCAGTCGGGAAAAGAGGCCGATTTGGTGGTTATCGACCCGGCGGTGACGCCGCTACAAAAGCTGCGCGGCGCACGCTGTCATGATGTCTATGAGCAGCTGTTCGTATTGATGACCTTAGGCGATGAACGAAACATTAGTGAGACCTGGGTCAATGGCCAACAGGTATGGTGTAACGAAGGCTGAACCGCTGCCCGGCGCTTTATTCTGACCGGGCGGCGGACTCAACTTAACTTCCGCGATAGGTCGACCAGCCGCCGGGGGCAATTAAAAACGGCAGATGAAAATGGTCTTTGTCCTCGGCGGTGATCATAAAATCGATCTGCGCCTGCCGGTACAGGGTCTGACGACCATCGCGCGCAAACCACGATTGCAGTTCGGCCACCAACTGATAGTTGCCGGGACGCAGTTGTCCCGTCGCCAGCTCTCCCAGGCGGCCATGGCTGTCCGTCACGCCTGACGCCAGGCTGCGCCCTTCGCATAACAGGGTAACCACCACGCCTTGTGCAGGCTTGCCGGTAGAAATATCAAGAATATGGGTGCTCAGGGTGATCATTCGCTAATAACTCCCGCCAGTCTGAGTAAGGTGATTTCACGTAATTGTTCCAGTGCCGCTTCAATTTCCTGCGCGTCATTATTCGTCAGCCGTTGGGTCAGCGCCTGCAGGATCTCGGCGGCGCTGCGCCCTTTGGCGCGGATCAGAAACACGCGGTCAAAGCGGGCTTCGTAACGGGCGTTCCCTTCTTTCAGCGCCCGGGCGGTAGCGGCATCGTCGGCATTAACCTCCGCCTGCTCCTGGCGAGACAGCGCGGCATGCGCTTCCCCGCCCGTCGGCTTTTCCCCGATCCGCGGGTGGGCACTGAGCGCCCGCGCCAGCTCTGCCTCTCCCCAGTGCTGCATCAGTTGTTGTGCGCGATCCGTTAAGGCCGTCAGTGTGGCATAGGGCCGCTCCAGCGCCAGCGCTTCGCGCCAGGCGGGGAGCGCCACGCAGGGTTCAAGCTGGCGAATGGCTTCCGCCTGCGGCAACTGATTAAAGTGGTTGAGTGTTATCATCATTGCTCCTTGCCGCTGCCGTCATGGCGGCTTTCTCTTGCGGAATAATCAGATTCAGTACAATCGCCACCAGCCCGCCGCTGGTGGCCGCAGATCCAAACAGGTTACCGATGATGGGCGGGAAATGGGCAAGGAAAGCGGGAACCGCCTCAATGCCGAGGCCAAAACCAAATGCCAGGCCAACAATCAGCATATCGCGGCGGGTTAGCGGGTTCTGGGTGATAATGCGGATCCCGGCCGCCACGACACAGCCAAACATGACCATCGTCGCGCCGCCTAACACCGGCGTGGGGATCTGGCGTAGGATCTCGCCGAATGGCGGAAACAGCCCAAGCAGAATCAGCAATACGCCAATATAACGCCCGACATAGCGGCTGGCGACGCCGGTCATCTGGATGACGCCGTTATTCTGTGCGAAGGTGGTATTGGGAAACGCGCAGATCGCCGCGGCGATCAGGCAGCTAATGCCATCCGCGAGGATCCCGCCTTTCAGGCGCGAACGAAACGCGCCGTCATCGATGGCCTGTTTTGAGATCAGGCAGTTGGCGGTTAAATCGCCGACGGCTTCAAGAATGCAAACCAGCGATACCAGCGCGACCGGTAAAAATATGGCGCTATTAAACTGAAAGCCAAAAGGAAATATCGCCGGCAGACGAAACCAGCTATCGCCGATCGGCGCCAGATGAAATTTTCCGCTCAATGCGGCGGCGATACAGCCCACCGCCATGCCGATGACCACCGACGATAAACGCAGCCAGCGGTTTTTCGCGCAGCTCAGCACCACGATAATCCCTAACGTTATGCCGCCCAATGCGATATTGCCCGGGCTGGCGAAATCCTTCGCGTGCTCGCCGCCGCTCCAGTTAATAATACTGACCTTTATCAGGCTAATGCCGATCAGCGCAATGACGCTGCCGGTAATAATCGGGGTAAAAAGTTTTTTCAGCGGTTCGATAAAGCGGCTGACGACGACCGGTACCAGCGCGGCAACAACGTTGACGCCAAACAGCATGGCCATAATGTCCTGCGGGCCGCCTCCCTGCGCTTTCACCCACATGCCGCCGGCAATCGCTACGCCGAGAAAAGCGAAGCTGGTGCCCTGCATACAGATCATCCCCGCACCGATCCCCCAGACGCGGTTAGCCTGCAGAAAGGTGCCAATCCCGGAAGCCATTAGCGACATACTAATTAAATATGGCAGCCATTCGCCAAGCCCCAGCGCGGCGCCAATAATCAGCGGCGGCGTAATAATGCCGACCAGCCCTGCCAGCACGTGCTGTAAGGCGCTAAAAAAAGCCGGCAGCGGCGGGATGCGCTGCTCCAGGTCATAAAGCAGGTTGCTGTTCTTTTCATCAGACATGGGGTCACCGTCTCGTCGTGGATAAGCGTTCACGATGTAGTGCACAAAGCAGGCCACATTGCTTAT contains the following coding sequences:
- the hpxA gene encoding allantoin racemase, translated to MSTICIQVINPNTDPGMTQTIAEAARAAASPGTDIVAVCPPDGVPSIEGHFDEAIAAVGVLEQIKAGRQQGVSGHVIACFGDPGLLAARELAQGPVIGIAEAAMHMATLVATRFSVVTTLPRTLIIARHLLHQYGFHEHCAGLHAIDLPVLALEDGSGVAQEKVRARCIQALQEDGCGAIVLGCGGMATLAQQLTRELQVPVIDGVSAAVKMVESLVSLGLTTSKHGDLAYPERKTLSGKFAVFND
- a CDS encoding GntR family transcriptional regulator; its protein translation is MGNENPLQAAAGLHDKDESIYEALLTAIVEQQLLPGSKLPEEALAEVFGVSRTGVRKALQRLAAVQMVTLTPKRGAQVASPTVDEAREIFRTRALLEVANLPDVLQRCQPPHLAALEAIIQQEQLAHEAYDGPAAIRHSANFHIQLQAISGNQVLTEMVTRLSQRSSLVIAAWGAPWRQGCRCDDHERLVGLLREKALTALTEALNHHFEHIVASLCFSRTGESVPDFARLFAGYKER
- a CDS encoding NCS1 family nucleobase:cation symporter-1, with product MPNTQNTHQLNAGDPASGYSPRLCNEDLAPTREQNWNWYNIFSFWMSDVHSMGGYVVAASFFTLGLASWQVLICLLAGIVIVQLCANLVAKPSQIAGVPYAVICRQAFGVFGANIPAVIRGLIAFAWYGIQTYLAANALMLVLLKFWPSLAAMTQTSLLGLSSLGWICFATMWLLQAMVFWHGMSAIKRFIDIAGPAVYVVMLALAGWIVYKTGLDGISFTLASKTLTAGEQSWQMITATALVVSYFSGPLLNFGDFSRYARSMGEIRRGNRWGLPFNFLLFSVVTVVIVSGTQSLFGRMITDPIETVSHVGNDLAVAIGLLTMITATIGINIVANFVSPAFDFSNCAPQKISFRTGGMIAAVGSILLTPWNLFNSPELIHYTLDVLGAFIGPLFGILLVDFYLIKRGQVSIDDLFDDTPKGKYWYRNGFNPKAIAALLPSVAVGLIISFIPALHEVANFSWFIGVLLSGSLYRWIARDERQAASSARFTPGALAQKE
- the guaD gene encoding guanine deaminase — translated: MLEYHTALRGAFFDISQPAASADDIARYARYIDDGVLFIYAGKIQALLPWQEGEALLDPHKGYRDLRGKLLLPGFVDAHIHYPQTEMIGAFGEQLLEWLTTYTFPVESQFADERYAADIARFFVNQLLSHGTTTALVFCTLHPASVEALFTEALRLNMRLLAGKVMMDRHTPEYLTETAEQSYRQTRELIQRWHKRGRLGYAITPRFAPTSTPELLQAVQRLREEFPDTWLHTHLSENLNEVAWVKQLWPEHEHYLDVYHHYQLTGARSIFAHGIHLAEKEWRCLHETGSAIAFCPTSNLFLGSGLFRLPASWQHQVRIGIGSDVGAGTTFSLLRTLGEAYKVAQLQSYRLRASEAFYHATLGGAHALRLDDKIGNFQSGKEADLVVIDPAVTPLQKLRGARCHDVYEQLFVLMTLGDERNISETWVNGQQVWCNEG
- the uraH gene encoding hydroxyisourate hydrolase, whose protein sequence is MITLSTHILDISTGKPAQGVVVTLLCEGRSLASGVTDSHGRLGELATGQLRPGNYQLVAELQSWFARDGRQTLYRQAQIDFMITAEDKDHFHLPFLIAPGGWSTYRGS
- the uraD gene encoding 2-oxo-4-hydroxy-4-carboxy-5-ureidoimidazoline decarboxylase, with protein sequence MITLNHFNQLPQAEAIRQLEPCVALPAWREALALERPYATLTALTDRAQQLMQHWGEAELARALSAHPRIGEKPTGGEAHAALSRQEQAEVNADDAATARALKEGNARYEARFDRVFLIRAKGRSAAEILQALTQRLTNNDAQEIEAALEQLREITLLRLAGVISE
- a CDS encoding nucleobase:cation symporter-2 family protein; this translates as MSDEKNSNLLYDLEQRIPPLPAFFSALQHVLAGLVGIITPPLIIGAALGLGEWLPYLISMSLMASGIGTFLQANRVWGIGAGMICMQGTSFAFLGVAIAGGMWVKAQGGGPQDIMAMLFGVNVVAALVPVVVSRFIEPLKKLFTPIITGSVIALIGISLIKVSIINWSGGEHAKDFASPGNIALGGITLGIIVVLSCAKNRWLRLSSVVIGMAVGCIAAALSGKFHLAPIGDSWFRLPAIFPFGFQFNSAIFLPVALVSLVCILEAVGDLTANCLISKQAIDDGAFRSRLKGGILADGISCLIAAAICAFPNTTFAQNNGVIQMTGVASRYVGRYIGVLLILLGLFPPFGEILRQIPTPVLGGATMVMFGCVVAAGIRIITQNPLTRRDMLIVGLAFGFGLGIEAVPAFLAHFPPIIGNLFGSAATSGGLVAIVLNLIIPQEKAAMTAAARSNDDNTQPL